Proteins from one Brevibacillus humidisoli genomic window:
- a CDS encoding alpha/beta fold hydrolase produces the protein MYGLIGLGILVVVFAALYGINQLKIKQTEEKVPPLGRFLECDGIKLHYIRKGTGTPVVFLHGGILSVHDYIEAVELVSQNYQAIAFDRPGYGYSERPGTGQATPADQARLLHGALQQLGIEKPVLVGHSWSGSLVLAYALAYPDELSGMVLLAPGAYGGEAYPAGVADIILSRIVTAPLVGDMLVHTVLPLLGRIIVKRLVRATFAPDPVPADYLRVAEALWPRPLQLKANREDILTFSPAVEAISKRYGQISLPTVIVIGEDDPFNPHLQAYPLHEAIPHSHLLVLPDVAHMIPKIRPDAILQALAYLERSRKSTTGNPP, from the coding sequence ATGTACGGGCTTATCGGATTGGGAATACTTGTCGTGGTATTCGCTGCGTTGTATGGAATCAACCAGCTAAAAATAAAACAGACGGAGGAGAAGGTGCCTCCGCTTGGACGATTTTTGGAGTGCGATGGAATCAAGCTGCACTATATACGAAAAGGAACGGGAACGCCAGTTGTGTTTTTGCATGGCGGTATTCTATCCGTTCACGATTACATCGAGGCAGTGGAGCTGGTCTCGCAAAACTACCAGGCGATAGCGTTTGACCGCCCGGGATACGGATATAGCGAGCGACCAGGAACAGGGCAGGCGACACCGGCCGATCAGGCGCGTTTGCTGCATGGCGCACTTCAGCAGCTGGGGATAGAAAAACCGGTTTTGGTCGGTCATTCTTGGAGCGGCTCCCTCGTGCTTGCCTACGCGTTGGCCTATCCCGATGAACTTTCCGGGATGGTGCTTCTAGCCCCAGGTGCTTACGGAGGAGAGGCTTATCCTGCCGGGGTAGCCGACATTATCCTCTCTCGGATCGTCACGGCTCCGCTGGTCGGAGACATGTTGGTCCATACGGTACTGCCACTGCTGGGACGAATAATCGTGAAACGACTGGTAAGAGCCACATTTGCCCCAGATCCGGTTCCGGCTGACTATCTCCGAGTTGCGGAGGCGCTTTGGCCAAGACCGCTTCAATTAAAGGCAAATCGAGAGGATATTTTAACGTTTAGTCCGGCAGTAGAGGCGATAAGCAAGCGATACGGTCAGATTTCACTGCCGACGGTGATTGTCATTGGTGAGGACGACCCCTTTAACCCTCACTTGCAAGCATACCCGTTACATGAGGCAATCCCGCATTCTCACTTGCTTGTACTTCCAGACGTCGCTCATATGATTCCCAAGATAAGGCCTGATGCAATCTTGCAAGCACTTGCGTATTTGGAGCGCTCCCGAAAGTCAACTACAGGTAATCCCCCCTAA
- the rnhA gene encoding ribonuclease HI, translating into MKEVTIYTDGACSGNPGPGGWGAVLFYGDHKKEMSGAAEQTTNNRMELQAAIEALSALKEPCKVKLYSDSAYLTNCFKQGWYKNWIKNGWRNSKNQPVENQDLWKELLRLMEVHQVEYIKVKGHADNEWNNRCDELATGAIKQT; encoded by the coding sequence ATGAAAGAAGTGACAATCTACACAGATGGCGCCTGTTCCGGCAACCCGGGACCCGGCGGATGGGGCGCAGTTCTGTTTTACGGCGATCATAAAAAGGAGATGTCCGGTGCGGCCGAGCAGACGACCAACAACCGGATGGAACTGCAGGCTGCGATTGAGGCGCTGTCTGCGTTAAAAGAGCCGTGCAAGGTGAAGCTATATAGTGACAGTGCCTACCTAACTAACTGTTTCAAGCAGGGCTGGTACAAAAACTGGATCAAGAATGGCTGGCGGAACAGCAAAAATCAACCGGTCGAGAATCAGGATCTGTGGAAGGAGTTGCTGCGCCTCATGGAGGTTCATCAAGTGGAATACATCAAGGTAAAGGGCCACGCGGACAACGAATGGAACAATCGTTGTGACGAACTGGCCACGGGGGCGATCAAACAGACGTGA
- a CDS encoding B3/4 domain-containing protein, translating into MQVSIDPSVAERIPKLALGILHYQGCSVTPSPKLLQGRVNLYVESLRLEHELTKLTEVEGVREWRADFKRLGIDPSRYRPSSEALLRRLLQGNPFHWINTAVDVNNFLSVQQALPYGIYNYKLLGGEVVCRLGREGDSYQALNGREVNMSGKILLADENGPFGSPIVDSVRTSVTEEAVDLLQVIFFHQQVSADQRDKILGMTARMFTEINGGEAVFTKLVLSE; encoded by the coding sequence ATGCAGGTTTCCATTGATCCATCTGTTGCCGAACGCATCCCTAAACTAGCCCTGGGGATCCTTCACTACCAAGGCTGTAGCGTCACTCCTTCCCCCAAACTGCTGCAGGGACGAGTCAATCTGTACGTGGAGTCGCTTCGGCTGGAGCATGAACTCACCAAACTGACCGAAGTGGAAGGAGTGCGCGAATGGAGGGCAGATTTTAAACGGTTGGGGATTGATCCATCGCGCTACCGTCCATCCTCAGAAGCACTGCTCCGTCGGCTGCTGCAGGGGAATCCGTTTCACTGGATCAATACTGCTGTTGACGTGAACAACTTTCTCTCCGTGCAGCAAGCCTTGCCCTATGGCATCTACAACTACAAGCTGTTGGGAGGGGAAGTTGTCTGCCGACTTGGTCGGGAAGGCGACAGCTATCAGGCGCTGAACGGTCGTGAAGTGAATATGAGCGGAAAAATACTGTTGGCCGATGAGAACGGTCCATTCGGCAGTCCAATCGTCGATTCTGTCCGTACATCTGTTACGGAGGAGGCCGTCGACTTGCTGCAAGTGATCTTCTTTCACCAACAGGTATCGGCCGATCAACGCGACAAGATCCTGGGCATGACAGCCCGGATGTTCACCGAGATCAACGGAGGGGAAGCCGTCTTTACAAAGTTGGTCCTCTCTGAATAA
- a CDS encoding PrkA family serine protein kinase — protein MDILRRIAEHRAREEKLAWRGTFAEYLELVRKNPHIAQTAHSRVYNMIKNAGIEENEDGTRTYTFFSQEIYGLDRSIERLVEEYFHSAARRLDVRKRILLLMGPVSGGKSTIVTLLKRGLESYTRTDEGAVYALDGCPMHEEPLHLIPQELRPEIEAELGVKIEGELTPYNRMRLETEFGGRIEDFPVRRILFSEANRVGIGTFSPSDPKSQDIADLTGSIDFSTVTTYGSESDPRAYRFDGELNKANRGLMEFQEMLKCDEKFLWHLLSLTQEGNFKAGRFALISADELIVAHTNEAEYKAFIANKKNEALQSRIIVMPIPYNLRVSDEEKIYAKLIRQSDLGHVHIAPHALRAAAIFSILTRLKESKKQGADLLKKMRLYNGEAVEGFKDADLEELRNEHTDEGMSGIDPRYVINRISSALIRRDTECINALDILRALKDGLDQHPSITKEQRERFLNFISVARKEYDELAKKEVQKAFVYSYEESAKTMMDNYLDNVEAYCNMNRLRDPVTGEEMDPDERLMRSIEEQIGISENAKRAFREEILIRISAYARKGKRFDYQTHDRLREAIEKKLFADLKDVVKITTSTKTPDEHQLKKINEVTKRLIEEHGYCPICANELLRYVGSLLNR, from the coding sequence ATGGATATCTTGAGACGCATCGCTGAACACCGGGCCCGTGAAGAGAAACTGGCGTGGAGAGGCACATTTGCTGAATACCTCGAACTTGTTCGGAAAAATCCTCATATTGCACAAACCGCGCATTCTCGCGTGTACAACATGATTAAAAACGCGGGAATCGAAGAAAATGAAGACGGTACCCGGACCTATACATTTTTTTCGCAGGAAATCTACGGATTGGATCGTTCCATCGAACGATTGGTCGAAGAATACTTTCACTCGGCGGCGCGTCGGCTCGATGTACGCAAGCGGATTTTGCTCTTGATGGGACCGGTCAGCGGTGGGAAATCAACGATTGTCACCCTGTTGAAGCGCGGATTGGAAAGCTACACGCGAACGGATGAAGGGGCGGTCTATGCGCTCGACGGCTGCCCGATGCATGAGGAACCGCTTCATCTGATTCCCCAGGAGCTTCGTCCGGAGATAGAGGCCGAGCTTGGGGTGAAGATCGAGGGAGAGTTGACACCGTATAACCGGATGCGGCTGGAGACGGAGTTTGGCGGCCGGATTGAAGATTTTCCGGTACGGCGGATTCTCTTTTCAGAGGCCAATCGGGTCGGGATCGGTACATTTAGCCCATCTGATCCCAAGTCACAGGATATTGCCGACTTGACCGGCAGTATTGATTTCTCCACGGTAACCACCTACGGGTCCGAGTCAGATCCCCGGGCGTATCGCTTTGACGGGGAATTGAACAAGGCGAATCGCGGTTTGATGGAATTCCAAGAGATGCTGAAGTGTGATGAAAAATTTTTATGGCACCTGCTTTCCCTGACCCAGGAGGGCAACTTCAAAGCAGGTCGATTTGCGTTAATCTCTGCTGACGAACTCATAGTGGCTCATACCAACGAAGCGGAATACAAAGCGTTTATCGCCAATAAGAAAAACGAAGCACTGCAGTCGCGGATTATTGTGATGCCGATTCCGTACAACCTGCGGGTAAGCGACGAGGAGAAAATCTACGCCAAGCTGATCAGACAGTCCGACCTCGGTCATGTCCATATCGCTCCGCATGCGTTGCGTGCCGCTGCGATTTTTTCTATTTTGACACGTCTGAAAGAATCGAAAAAGCAAGGCGCTGATTTGCTTAAGAAAATGCGCCTGTACAATGGAGAGGCTGTAGAGGGCTTTAAGGACGCCGACTTGGAAGAGCTGCGCAATGAGCATACCGATGAAGGAATGTCCGGCATCGACCCTCGCTATGTCATTAACCGGATCTCCAGTGCGCTAATCCGCCGTGATACGGAGTGTATCAATGCCCTCGACATTTTACGGGCCTTAAAAGATGGTCTCGATCAACATCCGTCCATCACCAAAGAGCAGCGGGAGCGTTTTCTCAACTTTATCTCTGTCGCCCGCAAAGAGTACGACGAACTGGCCAAAAAAGAGGTGCAAAAGGCATTCGTCTACAGCTATGAAGAATCGGCCAAGACGATGATGGACAATTACCTCGATAATGTGGAAGCATACTGCAACATGAACCGACTGCGTGATCCCGTGACAGGCGAAGAGATGGACCCGGATGAGCGTTTGATGCGTTCTATCGAGGAGCAAATCGGCATTTCAGAAAATGCCAAACGGGCGTTTCGCGAGGAGATCTTGATCCGGATTTCCGCCTATGCCCGAAAAGGCAAACGCTTCGACTACCAAACACACGACCGGCTGCGCGAGGCGATCGAGAAGAAGTTGTTCGCCGATCTGAAAGATGTTGTGAAGATCACCACGTCAACCAAGACACCGGATGAGCATCAACTGAAAAAGATCAATGAGGTGACCAAACGGTTAATCGAGGAACACGGTTATTGTCCGATCTGCGCCAATGAACTGCTGCGATATGTAGGCAGCCTGCTGAACCGGTAG
- a CDS encoding purine/pyrimidine permease has protein sequence MRYGLQDRPVLGITLLAALQWLFVTLSSTIVVPLVIGDVYGLDASETAKLMQQTIFYAGLASLLQVLWGHRYPMMDGPAGLWWGIFVILAQIGQSIGQDARMIGQSFQTGLMLAGLLFFILGMFRLIERIQLWFTPIVTGTYMTLLAVSLCSAFIKGMLGIGFQQSETVQPEVAIASVLIMILVLVFTRIRQVASFAVLLGIIVGWVGYGMLGWAEPVRASDEAIVLPGLLFWGPPAWNGGVLLTSLLTSFVLLTNLITSIAVVGKAAKEEPTGRQYNRGGVFTGVSHVISGASGVVGMIPLSLAAAVIETTKMAARRPFILAMLAMMAIGILPSVSQFLASVPSPVAYAAMFVTYTQLLGFGLKDFTKVEMDERNITVIGSSLLIGIGVMFVPSAAWQGLHPLLSYLLGNGLLLGVLVSLLLEHIILPRRSKRKDGPGRNKLEAS, from the coding sequence ATGAGATATGGATTACAGGACCGACCTGTGCTGGGAATTACATTGCTGGCGGCGCTGCAGTGGTTGTTTGTCACGTTGTCCAGTACGATCGTGGTCCCTCTGGTGATAGGGGACGTGTATGGACTGGATGCTTCAGAAACAGCCAAACTGATGCAGCAGACGATCTTCTATGCAGGTTTGGCGTCTCTCCTGCAGGTCTTGTGGGGGCATCGCTATCCGATGATGGATGGACCGGCTGGTCTCTGGTGGGGGATCTTTGTTATCTTGGCCCAGATTGGCCAGAGCATCGGTCAGGATGCGCGGATGATCGGACAGTCATTTCAGACTGGTTTGATGCTGGCGGGTCTTCTTTTTTTTATTTTGGGCATGTTTCGCTTGATTGAGCGGATTCAGCTCTGGTTTACTCCTATCGTAACAGGAACCTATATGACCTTGCTGGCGGTTTCCTTATGCAGTGCATTTATCAAGGGGATGCTGGGGATCGGCTTTCAGCAGTCCGAGACGGTTCAGCCTGAGGTGGCCATTGCATCGGTGCTGATCATGATCCTGGTGCTAGTATTTACACGTATTCGGCAGGTCGCCAGTTTTGCCGTCCTGCTCGGAATTATTGTGGGATGGGTCGGTTACGGCATGTTGGGATGGGCCGAACCCGTCAGGGCCAGCGATGAGGCGATCGTGCTGCCAGGACTCCTCTTTTGGGGGCCGCCGGCCTGGAATGGAGGCGTACTGCTGACCAGTTTGTTGACCAGTTTCGTCCTCTTGACCAACCTCATCACCAGCATAGCTGTTGTCGGCAAAGCGGCAAAAGAGGAGCCAACCGGTCGGCAGTACAACCGCGGTGGCGTGTTTACAGGAGTCTCCCATGTCATCTCCGGCGCATCCGGAGTGGTTGGCATGATCCCCTTATCGCTGGCAGCAGCCGTTATCGAGACAACCAAAATGGCCGCGAGAAGACCGTTTATCCTCGCCATGCTGGCAATGATGGCCATTGGCATTCTGCCCTCGGTGTCACAGTTTTTGGCATCGGTACCATCGCCTGTGGCGTACGCAGCGATGTTTGTCACCTACACGCAACTGCTTGGATTCGGGTTAAAAGATTTTACCAAAGTGGAGATGGACGAACGAAACATTACTGTGATCGGAAGTTCACTTTTGATCGGCATCGGAGTGATGTTTGTTCCATCGGCAGCTTGGCAGGGCCTGCATCCGCTGCTCAGTTATCTGCTGGGAAACGGACTGCTGCTTGGTGTGTTGGTTTCGCTCCTCTTGGAGCACATCATCCTGCCCCGCCGCTCCAAACGTAAGGATGGTCCAGGTAGAAACAAGCTGGAAGCTTCATGA
- the trmL gene encoding tRNA (uridine(34)/cytosine(34)/5-carboxymethylaminomethyluridine(34)-2'-O)-methyltransferase TrmL, whose translation MPLHIVLHEPLIPANTGNIARTCAATGAHLHLIHPLGFSTDDRYLKRAGLDYWYAVNVFHYDNFAHFAERHADRSGQFYFVETWGGRRYTDVAYRDGDYIILGKETTGLPREIVEPYQEQIIRLPMSDATRSINLSNCAAIVVYEALRQIGFPGMA comes from the coding sequence ATGCCGCTACATATAGTTTTGCACGAACCGCTCATACCTGCCAATACGGGAAATATTGCTCGCACCTGTGCCGCGACGGGGGCACATCTGCATCTCATCCACCCACTCGGCTTTTCTACAGATGACCGTTACTTGAAGCGGGCGGGTCTTGATTACTGGTATGCCGTCAATGTCTTTCACTATGACAACTTTGCCCACTTTGCCGAGCGGCATGCAGACCGTTCAGGGCAGTTTTATTTTGTGGAGACTTGGGGTGGCAGGCGCTACACTGATGTTGCGTATCGCGATGGTGATTATATCATTCTGGGGAAGGAAACAACGGGACTGCCTCGTGAAATAGTGGAGCCGTACCAGGAACAGATTATTCGTCTCCCGATGAGCGACGCGACCCGTTCGATCAATCTGTCCAATTGTGCAGCCATCGTCGTGTACGAGGCGCTGCGGCAAATCGGCTTTCCAGGAATGGCCTAG
- a CDS encoding DNA alkylation repair protein, producing MNLESVMQELEALGKERTKKIYVSNGAHEPLFGVATGDMKPMAKKIKKNQLLAEQLYATGNYDAMYFAGVIADPQAMTEADFERWIDGAYFYMLSDFVVAVTLAETDIAQEVADKWIASGEDLRMSAGWSCYCWLLGNRSDGEFSESKIANLLEIVENTIHDSPERTKYAMNNFIYTVGVSYLPLHDKAVETAKAVGPVEVKRDKKKSSFLHASERIQKAVDKGQLGFKRKNVRC from the coding sequence TTGAACCTAGAATCAGTTATGCAGGAGCTTGAAGCTCTCGGCAAGGAACGAACCAAGAAAATTTACGTATCCAATGGTGCGCACGAGCCGCTTTTTGGCGTGGCAACAGGCGATATGAAGCCAATGGCCAAGAAAATTAAGAAAAATCAACTTTTGGCTGAGCAGCTCTACGCCACAGGGAACTACGACGCCATGTACTTTGCCGGCGTCATTGCAGATCCACAAGCAATGACTGAAGCGGATTTTGAACGTTGGATAGATGGGGCTTATTTTTATATGCTGTCGGATTTTGTGGTTGCAGTAACCTTGGCAGAAACAGATATTGCGCAAGAAGTTGCCGATAAATGGATCGCAAGCGGCGAAGATCTGAGAATGTCAGCGGGCTGGAGTTGTTACTGCTGGCTTTTGGGCAATCGCTCGGACGGTGAATTTTCGGAAAGCAAAATTGCCAACCTGCTTGAAATTGTGGAAAACACGATTCACGATTCACCCGAACGAACTAAATACGCGATGAATAATTTTATCTACACAGTGGGGGTATCTTATTTGCCGCTCCACGATAAGGCGGTCGAGACCGCAAAAGCAGTAGGCCCGGTAGAAGTCAAACGGGACAAGAAAAAAAGCAGTTTCCTACATGCGTCCGAACGTATTCAAAAGGCAGTAGATAAAGGGCAACTTGGTTTCAAACGCAAGAATGTAAGGTGTTAA
- the queG gene encoding tRNA epoxyqueuosine(34) reductase QueG, with amino-acid sequence MTQSTYWEQTKQAIIQYAKQIGIDKIGFASADPFVELKQRLMEHRQRGYESGFEEPDLEKRTEPGLSLSGAQSLIAIAIAYPSKMQNPPKSQPGAYRGILSRSAWGTDYHHVLREKLDKLAQFIRQLEPHAKTESMVDTGALSDRAVAERAGIGWVGKNCALITPEFGSWVFLGELLTNLPLPPDTPVEEGCGDCNLCVDACPTGALVQGGQLNAQKCIAYLTQVKDFIPDEYRGKIGNRLYGCDTCQTVCPKNRGRHNAHQPALQPDPEVAKPLLLPILSMSNKQFKQTFGHTSAAWRGKKPIQRNAILALAHFKDKTAVPELIRLLVNDPRPVIRGTAAWALGKIGGEEAVQALAQAERNEEMPEVVTEIRKGLEMLTGTMSTG; translated from the coding sequence GTGACACAATCGACCTATTGGGAACAGACCAAGCAGGCGATCATCCAATACGCCAAGCAAATCGGCATTGATAAGATCGGGTTTGCCTCGGCCGACCCGTTTGTGGAACTGAAACAAAGATTGATGGAACATCGTCAAAGAGGGTACGAGTCCGGTTTTGAAGAACCCGATCTGGAAAAGCGAACGGAACCGGGGTTAAGTCTCAGCGGGGCGCAGTCGCTGATCGCGATTGCGATCGCCTACCCTTCCAAGATGCAAAATCCCCCCAAATCCCAGCCGGGTGCCTATCGCGGGATACTCAGCCGCTCGGCGTGGGGAACCGATTATCACCATGTGCTGCGCGAGAAGCTGGACAAGCTCGCTCAGTTCATCCGCCAACTGGAGCCTCATGCCAAAACCGAGTCAATGGTAGATACGGGGGCACTCTCTGACCGGGCCGTTGCGGAGCGAGCCGGGATTGGCTGGGTAGGCAAAAACTGTGCTTTGATTACGCCGGAGTTCGGTTCGTGGGTATTTCTGGGGGAACTGCTCACCAACCTGCCACTGCCGCCTGATACGCCTGTTGAAGAGGGTTGCGGCGATTGCAACCTCTGTGTGGACGCTTGTCCGACGGGGGCGTTGGTACAGGGAGGGCAGCTCAATGCACAGAAATGTATCGCCTATCTTACACAGGTAAAGGATTTTATCCCTGACGAATACCGGGGGAAGATCGGAAACCGACTGTATGGATGCGATACCTGCCAGACGGTTTGTCCTAAGAACAGAGGACGTCACAATGCTCATCAGCCGGCCCTGCAGCCGGATCCGGAGGTGGCGAAACCGCTGCTCCTGCCGATTCTATCGATGAGCAACAAGCAGTTTAAGCAAACGTTCGGCCATACGTCCGCAGCCTGGAGAGGCAAAAAACCGATTCAGAGGAATGCGATCTTGGCGCTGGCCCACTTCAAAGACAAGACGGCCGTGCCGGAATTGATCCGGCTGTTGGTCAACGACCCGCGCCCTGTGATTCGCGGCACTGCCGCCTGGGCATTGGGCAAGATCGGTGGGGAAGAAGCGGTACAGGCGTTAGCACAGGCGGAACGGAATGAAGAGATGCCAGAAGTGGTGACAGAGATCAGAAAAGGGTTGGAAATGTTGACGGGAACAATGTCGACGGGCTGA
- a CDS encoding amidase domain-containing protein, producing MEITWIEQMKAYLADVNQTCVDGRSERLERYFKGQQTLQKVREMWQRQPQQNDGNGLIAARLQVVPLGLTLMGEEKAEAVLSLHQRLYFLREKTSYQRERSWVEHVSMQREEDNRWLFLEPWGSFFPDRSRRETESGSVSPLQPDVQETAYGGGYNRRKAVSYAETYWNSYNPAYRHFDVDCTNFVSQCLHAGGIPMAFSNSRSKGWWYRGGSRANWSYSWAVAHALYSLLRSGKAPFYARQVDHPTQLEIGDVICYDFDGDGRWQHNTIVVAKDANNMPLVNAHTTNSRHRYWEYRDSTAYTPNIRYGFFRIRPAGAASV from the coding sequence GTGGAGATAACCTGGATTGAGCAGATGAAAGCGTATTTAGCGGACGTCAACCAGACATGTGTAGACGGGCGCAGCGAGCGTCTGGAGCGCTACTTCAAGGGTCAGCAGACCCTGCAGAAGGTTCGGGAGATGTGGCAGAGGCAGCCACAGCAAAATGATGGCAACGGTCTGATTGCTGCCAGACTGCAGGTGGTGCCGCTTGGACTGACGCTGATGGGTGAAGAAAAAGCAGAAGCGGTACTATCCTTGCATCAGCGGTTGTACTTTTTGCGAGAGAAGACCAGCTACCAGAGAGAGAGAAGTTGGGTGGAACACGTCAGTATGCAGCGGGAAGAGGATAACAGGTGGTTGTTTCTTGAACCATGGGGATCGTTTTTCCCTGACCGTTCCCGCAGGGAAACGGAGAGCGGCAGCGTGAGCCCGCTGCAGCCAGATGTTCAAGAAACCGCATACGGCGGGGGATACAACCGGAGAAAAGCAGTCTCCTATGCAGAAACGTACTGGAACAGTTACAATCCAGCCTACCGACACTTTGATGTCGACTGCACCAACTTCGTCTCCCAGTGTTTGCATGCGGGTGGAATCCCGATGGCATTTTCCAACAGCCGTAGCAAGGGCTGGTGGTATCGAGGCGGTTCCCGGGCAAACTGGAGCTATAGCTGGGCGGTTGCCCATGCTTTATACAGCTTGCTGCGTTCCGGAAAAGCCCCGTTTTACGCCAGACAGGTAGACCATCCGACGCAGTTGGAGATTGGCGACGTGATTTGCTACGATTTTGATGGAGACGGCCGCTGGCAGCACAACACAATCGTGGTCGCCAAGGATGCCAACAACATGCCTTTGGTCAACGCCCATACCACCAACAGCCGACACCGTTATTGGGAGTATCGGGATTCCACTGCCTATACGCCTAATATCCGATACGGTTTTTTTCGGATACGACCGGCGGGGGCGGCGAGTGTTTAG
- a CDS encoding HAD family hydrolase translates to MSTRHTILFDLDGTLLEMHTEPFVASYLKELGAYIGDRYDTQKLLALIWDATKAMIISKEPDKTNEQVFTESFLRGSGLQKEQIWPLFESFYRDVFPKLSHLTYPSPWAKRIVEEAKSQGYRTAVATNPVFPRDAIYSRLAWIDLTPDHFDLVTVYEDSHHTKPNPGYYQEICDQLGVTPADCIMVGNHMQEDMVASQLGMKTFLVTNYLEDRGEPVYPVDQRGTIEELYQAIAARTGVFAAV, encoded by the coding sequence ATGAGCACTCGCCATACGATTTTGTTTGACCTGGACGGGACACTATTGGAAATGCATACGGAACCCTTTGTAGCCAGTTACCTGAAGGAGCTAGGCGCATACATCGGAGACCGCTACGATACGCAGAAGTTGTTAGCGCTGATCTGGGACGCAACCAAAGCGATGATTATCAGCAAGGAACCGGATAAAACAAATGAGCAAGTATTTACGGAGAGTTTTCTGCGTGGATCGGGACTGCAAAAAGAGCAAATCTGGCCGCTGTTTGAATCGTTTTACCGCGATGTTTTCCCCAAGCTCTCTCACCTTACGTATCCATCCCCGTGGGCCAAACGAATTGTGGAGGAAGCAAAGAGCCAGGGGTACCGGACCGCTGTGGCCACCAATCCGGTTTTCCCGCGGGACGCGATATACAGTCGCTTGGCTTGGATCGACCTCACACCGGATCATTTCGATCTGGTTACGGTCTACGAGGATTCTCATCATACCAAGCCCAATCCAGGCTATTATCAGGAAATATGTGATCAGCTGGGTGTAACACCTGCTGACTGCATCATGGTCGGAAACCATATGCAAGAAGATATGGTGGCGAGCCAGTTGGGGATGAAGACGTTTTTGGTCACCAATTATCTGGAGGATCGCGGTGAGCCCGTGTATCCCGTAGATCAGCGGGGGACGATCGAAGAGTTGTATCAGGCGATTGCTGCCAGAACCGGTGTGTTTGCGGCAGTGTAG
- a CDS encoding methylated-DNA--[protein]-cysteine S-methyltransferase — protein MAGYVGYGVMESPIGSLLIASTEQGLCFIEFGTGDAALLSLERWCKRWGLKRKEGAHSDCNRQVIRQLKQYFDGSRQTFDLPLDLYGTPFQKKVWSELLNIPYGEVRSYKDVALAIGAARAVRAIGGANNQNPIPVVIPCHRVIGSNGALVGYGGGLSIKESLLRLEGYLPQNGTAAGA, from the coding sequence ATGGCAGGTTACGTAGGTTATGGTGTGATGGAGTCGCCAATCGGATCACTGTTGATTGCCTCTACGGAACAAGGGTTGTGCTTTATCGAATTCGGTACCGGGGACGCAGCTCTGCTTTCACTGGAACGCTGGTGCAAAAGGTGGGGTTTGAAAAGGAAAGAGGGCGCTCACTCAGATTGCAACCGGCAGGTTATCCGGCAATTGAAGCAGTACTTTGATGGCAGCAGACAAACCTTCGATCTGCCGCTCGATTTGTACGGAACCCCTTTTCAAAAAAAGGTCTGGTCTGAGTTGTTGAATATTCCCTATGGAGAGGTTCGTTCTTATAAGGATGTGGCATTGGCGATTGGAGCAGCTCGTGCCGTACGGGCGATCGGTGGTGCCAATAACCAGAATCCAATACCGGTAGTGATCCCGTGTCACCGTGTGATCGGCTCCAATGGAGCACTGGTCGGGTACGGTGGGGGCTTGTCGATCAAAGAGAGCTTGCTGCGATTGGAAGGCTATCTCCCTCAAAACGGTACGGCAGCAGGGGCCTAG
- a CDS encoding class I SAM-dependent methyltransferase, producing MIREARQAADDYGRKVEFIQADAADLSFPDDSFDTVVSTLSLCSYRNPEQILTLFHRWCRKGGRILLLEHGRVQTRCLQPHREQ from the coding sequence ATGATCAGGGAAGCTCGGCAAGCTGCTGATGATTACGGGCGAAAAGTGGAGTTTATACAAGCTGACGCAGCGGATCTTTCTTTCCCTGATGATTCGTTTGATACGGTGGTTTCCACGTTATCACTATGCAGTTACCGGAATCCTGAACAGATACTGACGCTGTTTCATCGTTGGTGCAGGAAAGGCGGCCGGATCCTGCTGCTTGAACATGGACGAGTACAAACCCGATGCTTGCAGCCGCACAGAGAGCAGTAG